The sequence below is a genomic window from Phoenix dactylifera cultivar Barhee BC4 chromosome 8, palm_55x_up_171113_PBpolish2nd_filt_p, whole genome shotgun sequence.
TTACTGAGCTGTGTCTCTTATatatctccatttttatttttctctctctatatgAATAGGGTCGATAGGAACGAAGAATGGTCCACGCTTGGAGTTCACGCTAGCAAGCTTGGCGATTTTGTAGAAGAATTTTAGTATCTTAAATTAACTATGAATTTGTAGTTAATGATTTTATGAATGTTGAGGATTATGAATTTGATATTTATATTTGGATCTAGACACTCTGGACCAGTGTTGGTTGTATTTAATAGATAGTAAAATTGGACTTTTATTTATCATATTTTGTTAGATAGATTTGAAAGCTACATGTAATATTGGCTTCATGTTATCTTGGATTGTATCCCTCGGTAGCACGACCATGTTATACTCCGAATTTGAGACGTGATAGAAGCATGGATGGGGAATGGATTTACATTAAATTTAATGATTCCTAcatttgaaagctgaaatctagcCAATGCAATAAGATAGACCCTATCATACATGACAGCACTAGGAAAAAGTATAGATACATACATTAGGAAACAACAATTTTCCAACATAGGCTACTTTTCAGCACTTGATCCTGAATAGAAGATTTTTGAATCTTCAAAACAGATCTTATAAACTAAGTAAGATGTGTAGAAGACCACTAATAACAAAACCAACATATATTATGAATGATCTTCTCATTTATATTCAAATCTTGACAGCCTATTTGGATGATATTTCTATCCATCTTGGGAAGGTGAAATAATGATGGCAAGCTGCAAGGTGGAGCAAACACATCTGCCAGTATTGGATCTTTTACAATGTCTAATGGCATGCCATGGAGCTTGAAGGATCAGAGCCTGGACAGTTAAAGCACTTAGATTCATCATGGCATCTCCCGGTCCAGATGAAATACCAACAGCCTAAGCCAGATGCCTGATCTCTATCCTTACTTTTCTCAAGTGTCTCCATGCTTGACTCCATGACCATTTACATGGTCTCACATCTAGCTTATCATTATCCAAAGCTCAAATGTCATGAGATCCACATCAATTAAAAAACCTTCCGTTCCCAACAACAAATGTAAAGATAAACTCCATAACGGAACTCAGGACACAATCTAATGCCATTCACAGGTATAATGAAAGaaatttgaaggatatcatgTGTCCAACAATCAATCCCTTCAGAATTAGTATACGATCCAATTTTCTTCAGGGACTCTTAGTCACGCTACAAAGTTTTATATCAGCATAAACTCAAAGAAAAACGGAAAATATCAAAAAAGCCGTGAACTGAACAGAAGCAAAGATAGAAATTGGCAAATTAAGCAGAACCAAAAACGACTTCTTTCAACCAAATTACCCAACTTAAAATTAATTCAATGGGAAAAGAATTACTTCTTCCTAGGCTTTAATACATCAACCAAGGTACTAAGCTAAAAAGCCATaaagatgaaatttttaccgcTGCGATCGGATAAGGACCCCATTAACTCCTCTATCAAGGTGGCCACGCTCAGTCTCCGCCACATCTTTCTGGGAGAGATACGACACCGCTTGGCCCCCCATCCCTCCTCCCGAAGAGACGCCGCAAGAAGAAGGCGAGGCGCGGGTTGAGACGCAGCGCGTCTTCTCAGAGACCAAAGAGGAAGACGAGAGAGCGTCGGAGATGGTCGGCGGCGGGTATATGGGGACGTAATCGGGGCGGTGGCGGcgaaggcggaggaggaggaggaagagagagtggAGGCGAGAGGTTTCCAGAGGACACAGTGAGATGGCATCGGGCGGGATTTGGCCTTGACAGTTGTTAACGGGACAGGGCTGTTACAGTCGCATCTTTTGCGCGAACAAAAGGGTTCCCCTTCCTTCGTCAGCCACCGTTGGATGACCATCCACACATATCTCAAAGCTCTCCAAACCTGCCATTCACCGCCGGCGCAGCTCTCAAAGCGACCGTGGGCGATCCAACGGTGGCCAAGCGCAAAGGAAGGTGATTCCTTCTTTCGGACAAAGGACGGGGTTGCTAACATTCCGATGCGATGGCGTCCGGCCATAGAAGGAATGAgatttttattcatttatttattttgcaaatcGACACGTAATATTcttgaagagaaaagaaaaaaaaaaagcatgtaaCATTATCTTGCATTTGCCAACTATTTTTCGGtttcctaaaataaatataattaacaatttcaaaataaatgtTTCAAATGCAGTTGGTAATGCTATATCCTCAAATATGGTCGAGATGTCAGAAAGTCTtagttcttttcaatttttttatttacaattttttttttatatacaacTGCAATTCCCATCCGCCAAAGGGGTGCAACCAacataattaaaaaaagaagataactcAGAAGGTGAGACACCGACACGTAGCCCTCTTGGTGAAATCTCCAAAGTGGTGGACCACGAATCAGGCTATCCAATTAGCCGCATTGTTTGCCTTCTTATAGATATGTTTGAACCACGACGGGTCATCCTCGTCCAAAAATCTGCGAACATCATGGATCAGCGAGCTCTATCAAGCTCCGAATCTTGGATGCATGCAATCACCAAGGCTGAAATGTATAGAAAGCATactaaaatatcaattcatctTATTACACTTGAATATAGAGTTCCTAATAATAAATTGACTTCAACCTTTTTCCAATATTATTATCATAATAAATTGATTCTTAAATTATATCATATTTATGATGAAAACTAGCATCGATTTTTATAAGGTCATGTTGGTTTAAGATTATAGCATTGATAATCCAATAAAAACACTTTATCTTATCTAATATATTGTTGGTGAGTTACGAaaaactaattaaaaaatagtagtaaatTTTGAAGTAAGGACACTTTAAATGATAACCATTCCCATAACTATATTTTATGGTTCTCATGGTCGTAATGTATAAATAGTGGATATTTATCAGACACTAGTAGAGTTAGGCATAACACACGTGTCGATATGCTAGAGGTTAGAGCTTAATATTAGATTTAGCAATTGTTGTGCTTCTCCTAATTTAATGCTTGAAGCAAATAAGTTCAAGCTCAATCAGCGGCCACTCTTATATAGCAAAACAATTTGACATTGAGCAAGATTTGGGATATTGTTCCATTCCCCCTCAATCAATCACTAGCTTTCTAAATTGTATAAATAGCCAATGATTGAGCATTAATCCTCTCTAGTTCGAACGCGAACCAGAGAAAGCTGGAACTCTGCATAATCTTTACTTGTAATAAAAGAGAGCTAATTTATTATAAGAGAGTCCCACCTTAAAATTGAATGGTAGGACCATTGGGACAAGCCTTAGTCCACAccaactattttttattttgcctATTTTAATTAACACTTCATTTAATAGAAattattgaagataaaatgtagCAGTTCTTTCGTCATGGATACATGCACGTCATTACCCATTGCTCACTACAGGATTTTAGCATGCCAATAACAAAGTATCTTGTGGACGGTTTGAGAAAGAaggctataattttttttagtctAGATAGAAAAGAATTCCCAATGACAATTTTGACAATTTGGCCACAACAACCTTTTGCTATTAAATATTAGAGATATTGGTAAAAGTTAATGATAGAGGAAAGGTAAATGAGAactatttcatcaaaaaaaagaaagtcttACGGAAGTTTATCAGAAAGCAGCTAAGCCTTGAAGATTAGCAGGcaaagtaaatgagtttaagCTTATGATGTCGCAAGTAGGGATGACAATGAGATAGTTTAATGTTAACCTAAGCCTGAATTTCGCATAGTTCAATGGGGCCCAAGCCCAACGTTGATTTGCTTGAGACAATGCACCAGGCCGAACTTAATATACTAATCAAGTGGGCCTAAGCCCACCCAGCCACATTGGGCAACATCAACTTGACCGGGCCTGTCATAGTTTAACCCATATACACATCAAATGCGACCGAATGTTCCTTCTCGACCAAACTATTATTTTGTAATTGGACTTTCTTTATACCTGCACCATCCTTCACAGGGCTTCAGTCCAACTAAAATagggacttttttttttcaaaaaaaaattagcacTCTTAACTCAATTGAACACACCAATATTGATGTGCTGATGTGCCTAGACTAGAATCCTCATGCCataagagagagggggggaaaaCTTAATCAACAGGGGTCAACCATCATACCAAGAGAGTGAATACATATATTTAAGAAGGGTCCAAAATAATCTTTGATATCCCTACATATTTGGAGACCATATGAATTGATGAAATATCTAAAAACTTAACATAGATATGCTCTAAATTCTTAACCTCCTCGACTCTGCATAAAAGTATCTATGTTTTTTAACTTTGCAATTCTCATGATAACCAAATTAGAATTCTCTCCTAGGGTTTTTAAATCATGCTGAATTTCCATAAGAAAAGAGTTTTAACATTGCCTAGACTTGAGAACAAAAGGGTCCAAGAGGGATAGATACTTTAATTAGACTGGGATTTCCATAATTCTATGCATAATAAGAGTTCCAATTCCTCCATTCAAATTCACAATTATATGTTAACCATAACGAAACTTAAGCTTATCtagattaaaaatataatataccaaaaaaagtataaataatttcatgaagaaggtatattaGAATCTAATTcacactaaaatcttttcaaaatttattctatatttaaaatttttggtAGCAGCCAAACTTTCATTTTGACAACAAAATTTAAGCTTATTCAATTAAGAGCATAACATACCAAAGAAATCATCTTGAATTTCATGGAGAAGGAATATTAGCATTTAATCCatgcaaaaatattttcaaatttatcttacatctaaattttaaataactagttcaaataaaatttcatatcaattttttctttcttttttttttttctctcgcaTGAATATAGAGAAGTCTATGAGCTCGAATATATAACCATGCTTTTATCATGTGTACATAGCATCTGCTTGATGCTAATATGCATATGCAAGTTTATTTTCACATATTTACGCCTTCGAGGTTTTAGCCAAAAGGAGTAAAGTTCTTTAGAAAGCTTAAGATGTCGTTACTACAGGAGATATTTAGGATACCAGATATTTTGCTTAGACATTTTACAGAATATTTTTATGGATCATTCTAGAAGATATTACATAGATATTCCTAGAATTAGATATTTGTTGCATTGAGAGGACTAGATTGCTCTTAGAAAATTGACCAATTGCATAATTAAGGCCATACGTGTACTTGGCCAGGGCCTATAAATAGCAGAGGAGGGCTCCATATATTATCAACTCCTCTAAGAGTGTTGCGCTCTCTGCACTTTGTAATAGTAGAGCTCTCTTTTCACTCTTGATCGCTCTTTTACATTCTCCCCCTTGCCAAGTTTTGGGAAGGAGACCTCGTTGCCCAGAGGGTTTGGCACGTGTCTTGGTAAAGGCTTAGCATAAGACGGAAAGATT
It includes:
- the LOC113462995 gene encoding uncharacterized protein LOC113462995, giving the protein MLATPSFVRKKESPSFALGHRWIAHGRFESCAGGEWQVWRALRYVWMVIQRWLTKEGEPFCSRKRCDCNSPVPLTTVKAKSRPMPSHCVLWKPLASTLSSSSSSAFAATAPITSPYTRRRPSPTLSRLPLWSLRRRAASQPAPRLLLAASLREEGWGAKRCRISPRKMWRRLSVATLIEELMGSLSDRSVDRIRLACSYFTRNLWLIVLTLTKLGQPRPPFDDLIQRLGSLSDIDNGSKRKLPGIPIMEAERIKTYLKILIPSFVLEFF